In a single window of the Streptacidiphilus sp. P02-A3a genome:
- a CDS encoding polymorphic toxin-type HINT domain-containing protein encodes MAVTATGAMLASLLGGPAVAVAATKASAPKPAGVKPVTGLTPVPVKPQPVEQMPTTVKATAVTWPAATSGSAVVAVPARGQSLGAKVKVGATPVWVQRLGTAAANTAKTAKTAKTEAPKGAVAVKVLAHSTATDLDVSGVVFTVSGPASAGRLQVGLDYDSFAQAYGGDYASRLRLVQLPGCALTTPQLAACRRQTPLASSVDYLTTSVSAPISLPASTTSQASGTRALTSSAALGSEVIAATDSTGQEGGATGSYAASVVSPSSSWTESGASGSWDYTYPVTLPNAPTPLEPTANLSYDSGSVDGQTASTEAQSSWVGDGWSTADSSISQTFTPCDDDPEGTAAPSSTNDECYDGQILTLSLNGQSTPLVYDNGTYTLADDDGDTVTHVTSSGNGSGTYNTDYWVVTDRSGIKYEFGRNELPGWKTGDATTGSVDTEPVYSAHSGDPCYSTSGFTSSECTMAYQWHLDYVVSPDKGAMAYYYDQATNYYGADNGAKNGSSSLSYVRDSYLDHVDYGFQDGGAYGTVPDKVLYSTASRCVATTCGSLSSITAATAATEYPDVPFDLLCAQGATCTSYGTSFFSTVRLTGITTEQYSTANSAYEKVDGYSLTQTEPLTGDGTSPTLWLSQINHTGYDTSAGGSTTAIALPPITFSGIDLQNRVSTANYPGLYRWRINKVTTETDEVIGVTYGLPDACTATSVASITPSSNTSSCYPVYWTPLDYSAPVEDWFEKYAVTQVLETDSTGGALTEETDYKYPGAPAWHYDDNEVVKPKYRSWGQFRGYADVETLTGDIVNDPQTESITSYYQGMDGDYLTASTTRSVSLTDSQGGQHTDSDELAGNALETTTYLGAGGPIDHSTISSYWVSGAVATRTRTGLPALTANMTGQVESWTRQAVTVGGTTTWRVTESDDSYDTAATDPEFGLVEHSYTHTVPADSAYDSCTSTSYAAPNTALNLVGLASSTETDSVACSGFTEGSVSSTPAALNTLGAPASVTAAQVVSADRSFYDDTTFSTAFPQANAPTVGEVTMTQKASGGTPGAFTWQTESRKTYDAHGQVADSYDPDGNLTATTTSYNTVGLATARVVTDALSQTSSVTLDPTRALTLTATDANGVVSTEHYDALGRLVDVWKDSRATSTPANIIYSYTVSDTSVSGTTTQTMNDELGYETSVTVDDAMGRVRQTQTPTAQGGRLITDDFYDSRGWLSKKNTGCWDPSTTPVLALDSIADNKVADQDQYTLDGLGRTVVDTSLQYSVVKSVTTTVYNGSTTTVIPPTGGTVTATSTDPLGRTTTVAQYTTAPTLTQPSNTFTGLWYVTGGTTDPISYGYDGHGNQAVTTNAGSTWTSTYNLLGQITAKTDPDAGTSTMVYDADGNLLQSEDADGTYTSTTYDALSRKTATYASTTAAQAPYVSAATPGNETASWGYDNANNAVPGMTYPLGETTTETAYDNGYPYVTQSLGFNVFGESLGESVTVPSAAQGTGLGTTWTIKHGYSLNTGLLSSDTYPAGAGLPLETVLHTYTTALDLPNGLASSYGYSQGTSYDAYGNVEQQSLGTSGSEAYVTNTYDPHTNALTDQLVTRSTNPTAVDDEAYGYNADGQITAETDTRLGSAANSETQCYTYDSQNRLDAAWTATDQCAATPTPGNDSTVGDLLGSASAYWSTWTFTPTGQRATETDYATGTTSTATTTTTTDSYNGNATGQAHTLTSTSTGTSGSSTAYTYDADGNMTTRTTPANGAQTIRWNNQDQVTSVTGSATGSGSDPTAGDSSYLYDADGNILLQIDGDDTTLYAASEEITDDATTSTVTGVRYYALPGGGTAVRNAAGTNYDFELANQQGTGELYLDSTGQTPTWRQFTPYGAPRGTTTTWVDNRGFLNSPTDATTGLTLDGARQYDPTTGTFISLDPLFEATDTQELNGYSYAANNPVDGSDPTGTAVYLQAGGDPVGHGGVVNGQKRAMSWLNSQIDREAARGLYWSVWSDSFTSLAIIADQERLAEEQTEEAELALAQEEQAEAELAQQQIQSQEEAARKASHHGWLGALEDVAEQALPVVADVVVDGVVEVATDGAATAALPEIDELMDGGIEGAEEGDSEASCLVNSFAATTLVLMAGGKTKPISAIKPGDHVETANPETGKPDGSRPVVATMVHYDHNLIDVNVRDSHGHVSTLHTTTEHAFWDDTLHTWVPANQLTPGHALETPTAQPAHVATLQATPGAANRYNLTVQQLHTYYVLAGTTPILVHNCGGADDLSKSATDPLNGKAGDSPASRAYQKHMNRPGTSLINLNSGRERVDMSKYLINDLLTNPKTAVQAYTNPEGRNVAQYLLPDMGASWDTDTNEFIGFLDH; translated from the coding sequence GTGGCCGTCACAGCCACCGGGGCGATGTTGGCATCCCTGCTGGGTGGCCCGGCGGTGGCCGTCGCCGCCACCAAGGCCTCCGCTCCCAAACCCGCGGGAGTCAAACCGGTCACCGGGCTGACTCCGGTGCCGGTCAAGCCTCAGCCGGTCGAGCAGATGCCGACCACCGTCAAGGCCACCGCCGTCACCTGGCCCGCCGCCACGTCCGGATCGGCCGTGGTGGCCGTCCCCGCGCGCGGCCAGTCGCTCGGCGCGAAGGTCAAGGTGGGGGCCACTCCGGTCTGGGTGCAGCGCCTGGGCACCGCCGCCGCCAACACCGCCAAGACCGCCAAGACCGCCAAGACTGAGGCGCCGAAGGGCGCGGTCGCGGTGAAGGTGCTGGCGCACAGTACCGCCACGGACCTGGATGTGTCGGGCGTGGTGTTCACCGTCTCCGGCCCCGCGAGCGCGGGCAGGCTCCAGGTGGGGCTGGACTACGACTCCTTCGCCCAGGCCTACGGCGGCGACTACGCGTCCCGGCTGCGCCTGGTCCAACTGCCCGGCTGCGCCCTGACCACGCCCCAGCTGGCCGCCTGCCGCAGGCAGACGCCCCTGGCGAGCAGCGTCGACTACCTGACGACCAGTGTGTCGGCTCCCATATCCCTGCCCGCTTCGACCACATCCCAGGCCTCCGGGACGAGGGCGCTCACCTCGTCGGCGGCCTTAGGGAGCGAGGTGATCGCGGCCACGGACTCGACCGGCCAGGAGGGCGGGGCCACGGGCTCGTACGCGGCGAGCGTGGTCTCCCCGTCCAGTTCCTGGACGGAGTCGGGCGCGAGCGGTTCGTGGGACTACACCTATCCCGTCACGCTGCCCAACGCCCCGACCCCGCTCGAACCGACGGCCAACCTCAGCTACGACTCGGGCAGCGTGGACGGCCAGACCGCCAGTACCGAGGCCCAGTCCTCGTGGGTGGGTGACGGTTGGTCCACCGCCGACTCGTCCATCAGCCAGACCTTCACCCCCTGCGACGACGACCCGGAGGGCACGGCGGCACCGTCCTCGACCAACGACGAGTGCTACGACGGCCAGATCCTGACCCTGTCACTGAACGGTCAGTCGACCCCGCTGGTCTACGACAACGGTACGTACACCCTGGCCGACGACGACGGCGACACCGTCACCCACGTCACCTCGTCGGGCAACGGCAGCGGCACCTACAACACCGACTACTGGGTCGTCACCGACCGCTCGGGCATCAAGTACGAGTTCGGCCGCAACGAGCTGCCGGGCTGGAAGACCGGGGACGCGACAACCGGCTCCGTGGACACGGAGCCGGTCTACTCGGCGCACTCGGGCGATCCGTGCTACTCCACGTCCGGGTTCACCTCCTCCGAGTGCACCATGGCCTACCAGTGGCACCTGGACTACGTCGTCTCGCCGGACAAGGGGGCGATGGCGTACTACTACGACCAGGCGACCAACTACTACGGCGCCGACAACGGGGCCAAGAACGGCTCCAGCAGCCTGTCCTACGTGCGTGACTCCTACCTGGACCACGTCGACTACGGCTTCCAGGACGGTGGCGCCTACGGCACGGTTCCGGACAAGGTCCTGTACAGCACCGCCAGCCGCTGCGTCGCGACCACCTGCGGTTCGCTGTCCTCGATCACCGCCGCCACTGCCGCCACCGAGTACCCGGACGTCCCCTTCGACCTGCTCTGCGCCCAGGGGGCGACCTGCACGTCCTACGGGACGTCGTTCTTCTCCACCGTCCGGCTGACCGGGATCACCACCGAGCAGTACTCCACGGCCAACTCCGCCTATGAGAAGGTCGACGGCTACAGCCTCACCCAGACGGAGCCACTGACCGGCGACGGCACCTCACCAACCCTGTGGCTCTCCCAGATCAACCACACGGGCTACGACACCAGTGCCGGCGGCTCCACCACAGCCATCGCCCTGCCGCCGATCACGTTCTCCGGCATCGACCTGCAGAACCGGGTGTCCACCGCCAACTACCCGGGCCTGTACCGGTGGCGCATCAACAAGGTCACCACCGAGACCGATGAGGTCATCGGGGTGACCTACGGCCTGCCGGACGCCTGCACCGCCACCTCCGTCGCCTCCATCACCCCCTCGTCGAACACGTCCTCGTGCTACCCGGTCTACTGGACCCCGCTGGACTACAGCGCGCCAGTGGAGGACTGGTTCGAGAAGTACGCCGTCACCCAGGTCCTGGAGACTGACTCCACCGGCGGAGCGCTGACCGAGGAGACCGACTACAAGTATCCCGGTGCCCCGGCCTGGCACTACGACGACAACGAGGTCGTCAAGCCCAAGTACCGCTCCTGGGGCCAGTTCCGCGGATACGCCGACGTGGAGACGCTGACCGGCGACATCGTCAACGATCCGCAGACCGAGTCCATCACCTCGTACTACCAGGGCATGGACGGCGACTACCTGACCGCCTCCACCACCCGGTCGGTGTCCCTGACCGACTCCCAGGGCGGTCAGCACACCGACAGCGACGAGTTGGCGGGCAACGCCCTGGAGACCACGACCTACCTGGGCGCCGGCGGTCCCATCGACCACTCCACCATCTCCTCCTACTGGGTCTCGGGCGCGGTGGCGACCCGCACCCGCACCGGCCTGCCCGCGCTGACCGCGAACATGACCGGCCAGGTGGAGAGCTGGACCCGGCAGGCGGTCACCGTCGGCGGGACCACCACCTGGCGCGTCACCGAGTCCGACGACAGCTACGACACCGCCGCCACGGACCCCGAATTCGGCCTGGTGGAACACAGTTACACGCACACCGTTCCGGCGGACAGCGCCTACGACTCGTGCACCTCCACCAGCTACGCCGCGCCGAACACCGCGCTGAACCTGGTGGGCCTGGCGAGCTCCACCGAGACGGACTCGGTCGCCTGCTCCGGATTCACCGAAGGCAGCGTCTCCTCCACCCCCGCGGCACTCAACACCCTCGGCGCCCCGGCCTCGGTGACCGCCGCGCAGGTGGTCTCCGCTGACCGCAGCTTCTACGACGACACCACCTTCTCCACCGCCTTCCCGCAGGCCAACGCGCCCACGGTCGGCGAGGTGACCATGACGCAGAAGGCCTCGGGAGGCACCCCGGGTGCGTTCACCTGGCAGACCGAGAGCCGCAAGACGTACGACGCCCACGGACAGGTGGCCGACAGCTACGACCCGGACGGCAATCTGACCGCGACCACGACCAGCTACAACACCGTGGGCCTGGCCACCGCGCGGGTGGTGACCGACGCGCTGTCGCAGACCTCCTCGGTCACCCTGGACCCGACCCGTGCGCTGACCCTGACCGCCACCGATGCCAACGGCGTGGTCAGCACCGAGCACTACGACGCCCTGGGGCGGCTGGTCGACGTGTGGAAGGACTCCCGCGCCACCAGCACGCCGGCGAACATCATCTACAGCTACACCGTCTCCGACACCTCGGTCTCCGGCACCACTACCCAGACCATGAACGACGAACTGGGCTACGAGACCTCGGTCACTGTCGACGACGCCATGGGACGCGTGCGCCAGACCCAGACACCCACCGCCCAGGGCGGTCGGCTGATCACCGACGACTTCTACGACAGCCGCGGCTGGCTGTCCAAGAAGAACACCGGTTGCTGGGACCCCAGCACGACCCCCGTCCTGGCACTGGACTCCATCGCCGACAACAAGGTCGCCGACCAGGACCAGTACACCCTCGACGGCCTGGGCCGCACTGTGGTCGACACCTCGTTGCAGTACTCCGTCGTCAAGTCGGTCACGACCACGGTGTACAACGGCTCCACCACCACAGTGATCCCGCCCACCGGCGGCACCGTCACAGCCACCAGCACCGACCCGCTCGGCCGCACCACCACGGTGGCCCAGTACACCACCGCCCCTACCCTGACCCAGCCGAGCAACACCTTCACCGGCCTGTGGTACGTCACCGGCGGCACGACCGACCCCATCAGCTACGGCTACGACGGGCACGGGAACCAGGCGGTCACCACCAACGCCGGCTCGACCTGGACCAGCACGTACAACCTGCTCGGGCAGATCACCGCCAAGACCGACCCCGACGCGGGGACCAGCACCATGGTCTACGACGCCGACGGGAACCTGCTCCAGTCCGAGGACGCCGACGGTACCTACACCTCCACCACCTACGACGCGCTGAGCCGGAAGACCGCCACCTACGCGTCGACGACCGCCGCGCAGGCCCCCTACGTCTCGGCCGCCACCCCCGGCAACGAGACCGCCTCGTGGGGCTACGACAACGCGAACAACGCCGTGCCCGGCATGACCTACCCCCTCGGTGAGACCACAACCGAGACCGCCTACGACAACGGCTACCCGTACGTCACCCAGTCCCTCGGCTTCAACGTCTTCGGCGAATCACTGGGCGAATCGGTCACCGTCCCCTCGGCGGCCCAGGGCACCGGGCTCGGCACGACCTGGACCATCAAGCACGGCTACAGCCTCAACACCGGCCTGCTCAGCAGCGACACCTATCCGGCCGGCGCGGGACTGCCGCTGGAGACCGTCCTGCACACCTACACCACCGCGCTCGACCTGCCCAACGGCCTCGCCTCCAGCTACGGCTACTCCCAGGGCACCAGCTACGACGCCTACGGCAACGTCGAACAGCAGAGCCTGGGGACCAGCGGCAGCGAGGCCTACGTCACCAACACCTACGACCCCCACACCAACGCCCTGACCGACCAGCTCGTGACCCGCAGCACCAACCCCACCGCCGTCGACGACGAGGCCTACGGCTACAACGCGGACGGCCAGATCACCGCCGAGACGGACACCCGCCTCGGCTCGGCTGCCAACAGCGAGACCCAGTGCTACACCTACGACAGCCAGAACCGCCTGGACGCCGCCTGGACCGCCACCGACCAGTGCGCGGCCACCCCCACGCCCGGCAACGACAGCACCGTCGGCGACCTCCTGGGCAGTGCCAGCGCCTACTGGTCCACCTGGACCTTCACCCCCACCGGCCAGCGCGCCACCGAGACCGACTACGCCACCGGCACCACCAGTACCGCGACCACCACCACGACCACCGACAGCTACAACGGCAACGCCACCGGCCAGGCGCACACGCTGACCTCCACCAGCACCGGCACCAGCGGCAGCAGTACGGCGTACACCTACGACGCCGACGGCAACATGACCACCCGCACCACCCCCGCCAACGGGGCCCAGACCATCAGGTGGAACAACCAGGACCAGGTCACCTCGGTCACCGGATCCGCCACCGGCTCCGGCTCCGACCCCACCGCCGGGGACTCCAGCTACCTGTACGACGCCGACGGCAACATCCTCCTGCAGATCGACGGCGACGACACCACGCTGTACGCCGCCAGCGAGGAGATCACCGACGACGCGACAACCAGCACCGTCACCGGAGTGCGCTACTACGCCCTGCCCGGCGGCGGGACCGCGGTGCGTAACGCCGCAGGCACCAACTACGACTTCGAGCTCGCCAACCAGCAGGGCACCGGCGAGCTCTACCTCGACTCAACCGGTCAGACCCCCACCTGGCGTCAGTTCACCCCCTACGGCGCGCCCCGCGGCACCACCACCACGTGGGTGGACAACCGCGGCTTCCTCAACAGCCCGACCGACGCCACCACCGGCCTCACCCTCGACGGCGCCCGCCAGTACGACCCCACCACCGGCACCTTCATCAGCCTGGACCCGCTCTTCGAGGCCACGGACACCCAGGAGCTCAACGGCTACAGCTACGCGGCCAACAACCCCGTCGACGGCAGCGACCCCACCGGCACCGCTGTGTACCTCCAAGCAGGAGGCGACCCGGTCGGTCACGGGGGTGTTGTCAACGGGCAGAAACGCGCGATGAGTTGGCTGAACTCGCAGATCGACAGGGAAGCCGCGAGGGGCCTGTACTGGAGCGTCTGGAGCGACAGCTTCACCAGCCTGGCGATCATCGCCGACCAGGAACGACTGGCCGAGGAGCAGACAGAGGAAGCGGAACTCGCCCTGGCCCAGGAGGAACAGGCCGAGGCCGAGCTGGCGCAACAGCAGATCCAGAGCCAGGAGGAGGCCGCCCGGAAGGCCAGCCACCACGGCTGGCTGGGCGCGCTCGAAGACGTCGCCGAACAGGCGCTGCCCGTCGTCGCCGATGTCGTCGTGGACGGTGTCGTCGAAGTCGCAACCGACGGAGCCGCGACGGCGGCCCTCCCCGAGATCGACGAACTCATGGACGGCGGCATAGAAGGCGCGGAGGAGGGAGACAGCGAGGCCTCCTGCCTGGTCAACAGCTTCGCGGCGACCACCCTCGTGCTGATGGCCGGCGGAAAGACCAAGCCGATCAGCGCCATCAAGCCCGGCGACCACGTGGAGACCGCGAACCCCGAGACCGGGAAACCCGACGGATCCCGCCCGGTCGTCGCCACCATGGTCCACTACGACCACAACCTCATCGACGTCAACGTCCGCGACTCACACGGACACGTCTCCACCCTCCACACCACCACCGAGCACGCGTTCTGGGACGACACCCTCCACACCTGGGTCCCCGCCAACCAGCTCACCCCCGGCCACGCCCTGGAAACCCCCACCGCCCAACCCGCCCACGTCGCCACCCTCCAAGCCACCCCCGGCGCAGCCAACCGCTACAACCTCACCGTCCAGCAGCTCCACACGTACTATGTACTCGCTGGCACTACGCCGATCTTGGTCCACAATTGTGGTGGAGCAGACGATCTAAGCAAAAGTGCGACCGATCCGCTCAATGGGAAAGCAGGCGACAGTCCGGCCTCGCGCGCGTATCAAAAGCATATGAATCGCCCGGGTACGTCCCTGATTAACTTGAACTCAGGACGGGAGCGGGTTGATATGTCGAAGTATTTGATCAACGACCTCCTGACGAACCCGAAGACTGCGGTCCAGGCATACACGAACCCAGAGGGGCGAAACGTCGCCCAATACCTGCTTCCTGACATGGGCGCATCTTGGGATACTGACACGAATGAGTTCATCGGGTTTCTGGACCACTGA
- a CDS encoding TIGR03667 family PPOX class F420-dependent oxidoreductase, with product MDLTSGLPPGDRERVEERLRRDLIAWLTTVRPDGQPVSVPVWFLVREDGTILLYTQPKKEKLRNFAANPKVSLTLDGTDIGRNIVRIEGVARPAPDQPTADQQPAYLAKYTERITTVFGPLERFTELFPTPPDHHPHKTTHLTPPQRPA from the coding sequence ATGGACCTCACCTCTGGTCTGCCGCCGGGCGACCGCGAGCGAGTCGAGGAGCGACTGCGGCGCGATCTCATCGCCTGGCTGACCACCGTGCGGCCGGACGGCCAGCCGGTCAGCGTCCCCGTCTGGTTCCTGGTGCGCGAGGACGGGACGATCCTGCTCTACACCCAGCCGAAGAAGGAGAAGCTGCGCAACTTCGCCGCCAACCCGAAGGTGAGTCTGACGCTCGACGGCACCGACATCGGCAGGAACATCGTCCGCATCGAAGGCGTCGCCCGCCCCGCCCCCGATCAGCCGACCGCCGACCAACAGCCCGCCTACCTGGCCAAGTACACCGAGCGCATCACCACCGTCTTCGGCCCCCTCGAACGCTTCACCGAACTCTTCCCCACCCCCCCTGATCATCACCCCCACAAAACTACGCACCTGACACCCCCTCAACGCCCGGCCTAG
- a CDS encoding NAD(P)/FAD-dependent oxidoreductase: protein MSTQSGTESMFTGVDYDVVIAGGGLAGLCLAKQLRDAYPSISVLVCERDRSPIPLSAFKVGESTVEVGAYYFSGVIGLHDYLEEQQLEKLGLRYFYGDRPGLHRESEFGVNRFLPAKSYQLNRGSFEEHLRVVVDEAGAELRQGVRVLDIELGEQDAPHRVTYQGGEEQAVTVTCRWVIDATGRHRLLQRKLDLTKRFPKPHHSVWFRLEGRLDTDEAVRPEHKVWHDRIHETRWQSTNHFMFEGGWVWAIPLAPDHTSVGIVVADEVHPVTKFNRIEKAVDFVAERVPGFDPAIRELPVLDFRVLKNYSHSSHQVFSHDRWACVGEAGVFADPYYSVGSNLIGYANGFVTEMIGRDERESFDEGFVRYANRWFLSLAEGLTLNIQGSYVFHDNPVIMSLKTIWDYYVGWSFSDPQFYARTYLDESASTTLSALGAHAVSTQGTVMNLFKAWARDYRGVREFDYIDYYDDLPTLARLFVQNLPGKETPSFGTVLASIRDGLDRIEELAHVIFYLALEDALPEHVESVRSRGWLNTSVLSLDPDRWEQDGLFEPKSRPRLDEAKALEEELRRLYRPTAPAER from the coding sequence GTGAGCACCCAGAGCGGTACCGAATCCATGTTCACCGGCGTCGACTACGACGTGGTCATCGCGGGCGGCGGCCTGGCCGGGCTCTGCCTCGCCAAGCAGCTCCGGGACGCGTACCCGTCGATCAGCGTCCTGGTCTGCGAGCGCGACCGGTCGCCGATCCCGCTGTCCGCGTTCAAGGTCGGCGAGTCGACGGTCGAGGTCGGCGCCTACTACTTCTCCGGTGTCATCGGCCTGCACGACTACCTGGAGGAGCAGCAACTGGAGAAGCTGGGGCTGCGGTACTTCTACGGCGACCGGCCCGGGCTGCACCGGGAGTCCGAGTTCGGCGTCAACCGCTTCCTCCCGGCGAAGTCCTACCAGCTCAACCGGGGCTCCTTCGAGGAGCACCTGCGGGTGGTGGTGGACGAGGCCGGGGCCGAGCTGCGGCAGGGCGTACGGGTGCTCGACATCGAGCTGGGGGAACAGGACGCGCCGCACCGGGTGACCTACCAGGGCGGCGAGGAGCAGGCCGTCACCGTCACCTGCCGCTGGGTGATCGACGCCACCGGTCGCCACCGGCTGCTGCAACGCAAGCTCGACCTCACCAAGCGCTTCCCGAAGCCGCACCACTCGGTCTGGTTCCGGCTCGAAGGGCGCCTGGACACCGACGAGGCGGTGCGGCCCGAGCACAAGGTCTGGCACGACCGCATCCACGAGACGCGCTGGCAGTCCACCAACCACTTCATGTTCGAGGGCGGTTGGGTGTGGGCCATCCCGCTGGCCCCCGACCACACCAGCGTCGGCATCGTGGTGGCCGACGAGGTGCACCCGGTGACCAAGTTCAACCGCATCGAGAAGGCCGTCGACTTCGTCGCCGAGCGCGTCCCCGGCTTCGACCCGGCGATCCGCGAGCTCCCGGTGCTCGACTTCCGCGTGCTGAAGAACTACAGCCACTCCTCGCACCAGGTGTTCTCGCACGACCGCTGGGCCTGCGTCGGTGAGGCCGGGGTCTTCGCCGACCCCTACTACTCGGTGGGGTCGAACCTGATCGGCTACGCCAACGGCTTCGTCACCGAGATGATCGGCCGGGACGAGCGGGAGTCCTTCGACGAGGGGTTCGTCCGGTACGCCAACCGCTGGTTCCTCTCCCTGGCCGAGGGGCTCACCCTGAACATCCAGGGCTCCTACGTCTTCCACGACAACCCGGTCATCATGTCGCTGAAGACCATCTGGGACTACTACGTGGGCTGGTCGTTCTCCGACCCGCAGTTCTACGCCCGGACCTACCTGGACGAGTCCGCGAGCACCACGCTCAGCGCCCTGGGCGCGCACGCGGTGTCGACCCAGGGCACCGTGATGAACCTGTTCAAGGCGTGGGCCCGCGACTACCGGGGGGTCCGCGAGTTCGACTACATCGACTACTACGACGACCTGCCGACGCTGGCCCGGCTCTTCGTGCAGAACCTCCCCGGCAAGGAGACGCCGTCCTTCGGCACGGTCCTGGCCAGCATCCGCGACGGCCTCGACCGGATCGAGGAGCTGGCCCACGTCATCTTCTACCTGGCCCTGGAGGACGCGCTGCCGGAGCACGTCGAGTCGGTCCGCTCACGCGGCTGGCTCAACACGTCGGTGCTGAGCCTGGATCCGGACCGCTGGGAGCAGGACGGCCTGTTCGAGCCCAAGAGCAGGCCCCGCCTGGACGAGGCGAAGGCACTGGAGGAGGAACTGCGCCGCCTGTACCGCCCCACGGCCCCCGCCGAGCGCTGA
- a CDS encoding site-specific integrase, with translation MVTHGDSSTPTPRAPHRQAGPRVRRRHRRPSLDALVELTLHTGLCKGELLGLRWEDLDLAGGTASIRRTLQRTNSSGLTALPTKTQSSERRIALPTECLRSLEQHRDRQLQECEAAGTGWKASRYVFTRPDGSPIEGATLTRHFNALLRRAALRHIRFHDLRHSATTLLLEQGVELVVIKELLGHAHIGVTATVYAHVRLRLQRDASTSPATPSATLTSPPPDPATRANHPLVERPSADVAVNYCRQAPRGPTGAPSGRASEFHQPNYIGPTSI, from the coding sequence ATCGTCACGCATGGCGACTCCTCAACCCCAACGCCTCGGGCTCCTCACCGCCAAGCAGGTCCGCGCGTTCGTCGCCGCCACCGACGCCCATCGCTGGACGCACTGGTCGAACTCACCCTGCACACCGGACTATGCAAGGGCGAACTCCTCGGCCTGCGCTGGGAAGACCTCGACCTGGCCGGCGGAACCGCCAGCATCCGCCGCACCCTCCAACGCACCAACTCCAGCGGCCTGACCGCGCTGCCAACCAAAACCCAGAGCTCGGAACGGCGCATCGCCCTGCCCACCGAGTGCCTGCGCTCCCTCGAACAACACCGCGACCGGCAGCTCCAGGAATGCGAAGCAGCGGGAACGGGCTGGAAGGCGAGCCGGTATGTCTTCACCCGGCCCGACGGCTCCCCGATCGAGGGTGCCACGCTCACCCGGCACTTCAACGCGCTTCTTCGCCGGGCCGCACTGCGCCACATCCGCTTCCACGATCTCCGGCACTCGGCAACCACACTGCTCCTGGAGCAGGGCGTCGAACTGGTCGTCATCAAGGAACTCCTCGGCCATGCCCACATCGGGGTGACCGCCACGGTGTACGCCCACGTCCGACTCCGCCTCCAACGCGACGCCTCGACCTCCCCGGCAACGCCCTCCGCAACCCTGACCAGCCCACCACCCGACCCGGCAACGAGGGCGAACCACCCGCTTGTGGAGCGCCCGTCCGCCGACGTTGCCGTCAACTACTGCCGTCAGGCACCCAGAGGCCCCACCGGAGCGCCATCCGGTAGGGCCTCTGAATTTCATCAGCCCAATTACATTGGCCCAACTAGCATATAG